The nucleotide window AAATCAAAATTTCCACTTACAACTTTCATATCCTGAGCAAATGCAAATCCTGAAACTAATAACAATGCGAATACTAATTTTTTCATATAAAAATGGTTAGGTTAAATTTCAAATGTAATATTTTTTTTAAAAATAACTACCATTTCAGCATTTGCATGATTCTTTTTCAAGATTTATTAAATCCAAAAATTAACTTTCCATATCAAAAAGCATATTCTACTATTGCGTAATTTTACAACATGTATGCTTTAGTCGACTGCAATAATTTTTATACTTCCTGCGAACGTGTTTTTCAGCCGAAATTCAACGGAAAACCTGTTGCGATATTGTCGAACAATGACGGCTGTGTGATTTCGAGAAGTGAAGAAGCCAAAGCAGCCGGAGTGCCAATGGGAATTCCGGCATTTCAAATCAAAGAATTGGTCAAAGAAAAAAATATCACTTTATTCTCTTCCAATTATCCGCTTTATGGCGATTTGAGCAATCGGGTGATGAAAATTTTGGGACAATTTACGCCCAACGTGGAAATCTACAGCATAGACGAAGCTTTTCTGAATTTTGACGGCTTAAAGATTCCTGACTATCATGACTATGGTTTGCAGATGAAAAACCGTGTCCAAAAATGGGTTGGTATTCCAACTTGCATTGGTATTGCCGAAACCAAAGCATTATCCAAAGTTGCCAATAAAATTGCCAAAAAATTCCATGAGAGAACCAAAGGTGTTTATGTTATTGATACTGAAGAAAAACGCATTAAAGCTCTAAAATGGACCAAAATTGAAGATGTTTGGGGGATTGGCTACCGCACCATCAAGAAGGTGAAACTTCGAAAAATCAATACTGCACTCGATTTTATCCAACCGCAACATGAGGCTTGGATCAAAAAAGAAATGGGAGTTGTCGGTCTTCGTCTGAAATATGAGTTAGAAGGCAAATCGGTTTTGGATCTAGAACCTATTACCGAACAAAAAAAGAGCATTGCCATCACCCGAAGTTTCCCAAAACAAATAGCCGATTTTGATTCGCTTCGGGAACGAATAACCACTTTTGCCGCTGTATGCGCCGAAAAATTACGAAAACAGCACTCTTGCTGCCACACCATTATTGTCATGCTGGTAGTTGACAAACATTCGGTCAAAACGTCCAAATATTATTTTAACGTGGCAATGACACTGCCCTATCCGAGTAATTCTACTTTGACCATTTCCAACACAGCCATAGAAATGCTGAAAAAAATGCACAAAGGCAATGAAGGAATCAAATTCAAAAAAGCAGGAGTCATTGTTACCGGATTGATTGATGAAAACAGAAAACAATTCCAATTATTTGAAGAAGAAAGCCCAAAACATCAGGCTCTAATGAAAGTAATGGATCAATTAAACCATAAAATTGGCGATACCAAAATAAAATTGGCCAGCCAAGACCTAAAACGAACTTGGAATATGAACCAAAATTATCTTTCGCCAAAATATACCACAAATTTCAAAGATATACTTGAGATACAATGTCTGTAAAAAAAGAACAAAAACTCACATTTTTCCGTCCCGACTTTGAAAGCGG belongs to Flavobacterium aquiphilum and includes:
- a CDS encoding Y-family DNA polymerase, yielding MYALVDCNNFYTSCERVFQPKFNGKPVAILSNNDGCVISRSEEAKAAGVPMGIPAFQIKELVKEKNITLFSSNYPLYGDLSNRVMKILGQFTPNVEIYSIDEAFLNFDGLKIPDYHDYGLQMKNRVQKWVGIPTCIGIAETKALSKVANKIAKKFHERTKGVYVIDTEEKRIKALKWTKIEDVWGIGYRTIKKVKLRKINTALDFIQPQHEAWIKKEMGVVGLRLKYELEGKSVLDLEPITEQKKSIAITRSFPKQIADFDSLRERITTFAAVCAEKLRKQHSCCHTIIVMLVVDKHSVKTSKYYFNVAMTLPYPSNSTLTISNTAIEMLKKMHKGNEGIKFKKAGVIVTGLIDENRKQFQLFEEESPKHQALMKVMDQLNHKIGDTKIKLASQDLKRTWNMNQNYLSPKYTTNFKDILEIQCL